One window of Quercus robur chromosome 5, dhQueRobu3.1, whole genome shotgun sequence genomic DNA carries:
- the LOC126725810 gene encoding uncharacterized protein LOC126725810, translating to MQSVAYTGVPLLATAATWFLIFGLCSLILCCCCCCRRQKKSYGYSRIAYALSLILLILFTITAITGSGFLYTAQGKFQVSTTNILEYLLNQADTTVEKLKDVLVNLVAAKEVGVGQNFLPPDIQSNIDILGNMTNISAMIPKIKTQQSSKQIQNVLLPVRQVLNIIAASMLLLALLGFIFSVFGLQCFVYILMIIGWILVTGTFILCGISLVLHNIVADTCVSMDQWVENPTAHSALSEVLPCMDNATANDILSISKHVTFLMVGIVNQFITNVANNDVPPNAGPFYYNQSGPLVPILCNPLNFDNTDRRCTAGEMDLSNATQVWGNYVCNVLPSGMCTSMGRLTPTSYGQMQAAVNVSYTLYHYGPFLVDLVDCNFVRKTFSDISEDHCPGLRRYSYRIYVGLVMVSAAVMLSMIFWLVYARERRHRVYAKKFTPKIYSQGV from the exons ATGCAGTCAGTTGCATATACTGGTGTTCCTCTTCTTGCCACTGCTGCAACATGGTTTTTGATATTCGGCCTATGCTCGTTAATCctctgctgctgctgctgttgccGCAGACAGAAGAAGTCTTATGGCTATTCTCGAATTGCTTATGCACTTTCTCTTATCCTCCTTATACTTTTCACCATCACTGCTAT AACAGGAAGTGGTTTTCTGTACACTGCGCAGGGAAAGTTTCAAGTCAGTACAACAAATATATTGGAATATCTTCTCAACCAAGCAGATACCACTGTTGAGAAGTTAAAGGATGTATTGGTTAATCTTGTTGCAGCTAAAGAAGTCGGAGTTGGTCAAAATTTTCTACCTCCTGATATCCAGAGTAATATTGACATACTGGGAAATATGACAAATATTTCTGCTATGATTCCTAAAATTAAGACACAGCAGAGttcaaaacaaatacaaaatgtCTTGCTTCCTGT GAGGCAGGTTCTTAACATTATTGCCGCTTCAATGCTACTATTAGCCCTTCTTGGTTTCA tattttcagttttcggTCTGCAGTGTTTCGTGTACAT ATTAATGATCATAGGGTGGATTCTTGTGACGGGCACATTTATTTTGTGTGGCATATCTCTTGTCCTCCATAA CATTGTAGCAGACACGTGTGTTTCAATGGATCAATGGGTCGAAAACCCCACAGCTCATTCAGCCCTAAGTGAAGTTCTCCCTTGCATGGACAATGCAACAGCAAATGACATCTTATCTATAAGCAAACATGTCACCTTCCTAATGGTTGGTATCGTGAACCAGTTCATAACTAATGTGGCCAACAATGATGTACCCCCAAATGCTGGACCTTTTTATTACAATCAGTCTGGTCCTTTGGTGCCCATCCTTTGTAATCcattaaattttgataacaCTGATCGGAGATGCACTGCTGGTGAAATGGACTTGAGTAATGCAACCCAG GTGTGGGGGAATTATGTTTGCAATGTGTTACCATCTGGTATGTGCACCAGCATGGGCCGATTGACGCCTACATCTTACGGCCAGATGCAAGCCGCTGTAAATGTGAGTTATACATTGTATCATTATGGGCCCTTCCTTGTTGACCTTGTGGACTGCAACTTTGTTAGAAAAACTTTCAGTGACATAAGTGAGGATCACTGTCCGGGACTAAGGCGCTATAGTTATAGGATCTATGTTGGGTTGGTTATGGTCTCAGCTGCAGTTATGCTTTCTATGATCTTCTGGCTAGTCTATGCAAGAGAGAGACGGCATCGAGtctatgccaaaaaatttaCTCCAAAAATTTATTCTCAAGGAGTATGA